The genome window CACAGCGTTGGCCAGGGCCCCGATCGTCTGCTCGAACAGCTCGCGCGTCTCGACGTAGCGGTGGTACGCCAGGCGCGTAGTGAAGAGGGGGACGACGAAGAGTGCCGTCGCCCACCATCCCACGCCGTTGGGGAGGGCGAAGATCTGGGCCATGAGCCATGCGAGCGGGACTAGGCCCACAAGGTTGAGAGAAATTGCCCGAATGTCCTGAGCCCACACAGTGCGGACTGGGGTGCCAGTTCTGGCACTCACCGCCAGGACCGCGAGCGCTCCATTCGCGATGTAGTAGATACCGCTGCCGAGGAGGAGGCCGAGGAACGCGACGAGCTCCGCCATAGGAATCGGCAATGTACCGGACACCGAACGGATGAGCTCATAGACAGATCCGCCGAGCACAACAGAAGCGACAATCGCCGAGTGGTTGAAGAGAGTTCCATACCACGGAACCTCGCCGCGGAGTTCACGGGAATCGGTGGTGCCTATCGCCGCGACAATTGCTCCGGCAAATGGACCCCCGAGCACGACCGACGCGATAAGGGGTGCAGCCGACACCGAAACGACAGTCCCCTGCGGAAGGCGGACTGGTAACGCTCCGCTTGCCAATGTGAGAATCACCCAGAAGGCGACGCCCCCGATCCCATGGATCTCCGGTCGGAGAGGGAACGAAAAAGCAGCCGCCGCGACAGTGACTGCCGCGGCGGCTGAGGTTGCTAGGATCAGGCTACGGACGCGCGTATTCACCGGAACGTCACCCTAGCGGGGTGAGGCGCCGGAGTCTACCACCCGAACGCTTACCAACCCTTGAAGCTTGCTCCCCCGGCGATTGCCAAGGTAACCAATCCTCCAAGGGTGGTCAGCATTGCAACAAGGCGCCGAATTGACGCATTCATGCCTGACTCCCTGGGCTGGTTATTACCAGCCCTTGATCACTTTTCGAGCCATCAGAAGGTGCCCTCTTCCGTGACGATACGAACACAACCGACACAATCCGGTTAACGGAACGGTCGGTTGCACTACATGCTCCCCGACGACCTAAGTGCCCACATTCAGTCGCCGGATCGAAGCACCCACGCGGTTCGGCCTTGTACCGTGCCCCCCACGAGTACTAGACCCGGGGGTACTTTAGTCCCACTATGAGCATGAAGTCAAGCCTTTTCGGGTTTTCCACGGCTACTGTCAAATAGAAGTGGACTATGTTCCCGGAGATACCCAACCTGCCAGCCTGGCGGCAAGTTCCCCTGACGGGCCTTCATCGAGGTCATCCTTAAGTCGCTTCGCAAATCGGAGGACAGCTGCTCGGGCGGCCGCTCGTCGACCAGACGCGTCTAACTGCCTAGCCATTGCTAGCTGCGCCTCTTCGTCGTACGGATCCAACTCCAAAAGCGCGCACGCCGCTCGGACTGCCGTGTCGGCGCTGGTATTCCCGCTTCCGATAGCTATCGGAAGCAGAACGCCTCGAACCTCGGCGTGGACGGCTGTGCGCAGGCGCGTTGCCCAATCCTCGTAACGCAGCTCAGCGAGGAACTCGCCCCGGACCATATCAACGAGCGCCGTGATTCGATCTGCCCGGCCGGCGGATTCGTTGCGGAGCTCTAGGGCGATTCGTCGGAACTGATCGAGGTCGGTAACCGTATGTGCCGGGTTCAGTTGCAGAGCGTCCACGGTGCTGAGCACGTATTGCGGACT of Chloroflexota bacterium contains these proteins:
- a CDS encoding HD-GYP domain-containing protein, with amino-acid sequence MNTRVRSLILATSAAAAVTVAAAAFSFPLRPEIHGIGGVAFWVILTLASGALPVRLPQGTVVSVSAAPLIASVVLGGPFAGAIVAAIGTTDSRELRGEVPWYGTLFNHSAIVASVVLGGSVYELIRSVSGTLPIPMAELVAFLGLLLGSGIYYIANGALAVLAVSARTGTPVRTVWAQDIRAISLNLVGLVPLAWLMAQIFALPNGVGWWATALFVVPLFTTRLAYHRYVETRELFEQTIGALANAVDARDKYTRGHSNRVSRIAEAMCRVMGLPETDIETIKWAGLLHDVGKIGVRDNILLKEGPLDKEERFLMNQHPTIGAEIVAPAHQLVKEAPLILTHHEWFNGSGYPAGVEALDIPLGARILGVADAYEAMTSARPYRKTPLSHEIAIGELQKYSGIQFDPEIVPVLIGLDREILDRRPEAPDELPTMLHAGTPSAPAAPEGGTSPSRRALASDDVS